ATTCCAAACGCAGGCTTTGTTAACCGGAACTGTTTTTCCAATTCTGGTAACAGGAGTATGTCCAATATAAATTTCTTTATAAACCGTAAAACGCTTTGGATAATATAAATCATCTGGTTTTAAATTTGGATCCAAAGCCAGTGCAGATTCCCAAAGGGTTCTGTCCCAATAGAATAATTTCGGGAAATATTCCCAAACAACACCATTCAGATTTGTAAATCCGGCATGAACAAAAAGTCGGTTTTCATCATCCAGATAATAATCTTTCAAAGATTCGAAAAATGCAATATGATCTTTTTTTCTTTCAGGTGAAATCTTGGCATATCCTTCAACAGTAGCTTTTCCGCCATGTTTGTACCACATTTCTTCATCAAAATCTTCATGTCGGTTTTCCAGCCAGTCTAAAGCCAGCTGATCATGATTTCCTCTAATGCAGATGCAGTGTTGTCTGCTTTTCAATTCAATTAAAAAATCAATTACCTCTGCTGATTGGCTCCAGCC
This is a stretch of genomic DNA from Flavobacterium endoglycinae. It encodes these proteins:
- a CDS encoding metallophosphoesterase family protein, with the protein product MRTFVIGDIHGGLLALEQVLKKAEVTTEDTLIFLGDYVDGWSQSAEVIDFLIELKSRQHCICIRGNHDQLALDWLENRHEDFDEEMWYKHGGKATVEGYAKISPERKKDHIAFFESLKDYYLDDENRLFVHAGFTNLNGVVWEYFPKLFYWDRTLWESALALDPNLKPDDLYYPKRFTVYKEIYIGHTPVTRIGKTVPVNKACVWNVDTGAAFKGPLTIMNVDTKEFWQSDPLNELYSNEKGRN